CCGTCACTCTCGCCTTCCAAGTCCTCCGACGGTGCATTTGAAGCCTTTCAGGAGAGAAACGATCgggccaaggatgaggacgccGTGCTTGCAAATGTCATCCTAACCATTCTTGGTCCGAGTTAAGCCAACCGTTACTGCGCGAGAAACACGGTATTTGTGAATCTCGAGCCGCTCATAGATGGCACTATCGCAGCGCCTAAACCGGATATCTATTATGGCGCGTACCCCGATCAGCTGGCTCGGTCTGCCCTCAATGAGTTCGCTGGCCATATTGGCCCGTTAACCATGGAGAATAAGCCGATGGCGCCTAACTTCTTCCTGGAAGTCAAAGGGCTGGATGGCAAAGCAGCGGTGGTAACGCAATAAGCTCGCTACGACGGAGTAGTTGGGTCTCGCGTTATCCATAGTCTGCAAAATTACGGGGTAGAGGAGCCAGAATATGATGGCAAGGCCTATACCTTCAGCCCGACATACCACGATAGCTTACTTAAGTTGCACGCCTACTATGTCACAGCGCCGACGACCGAGGGAGGACAGCCTGAGTATCATATGACTCAGGTAGAAAGTTATGCCATGACCAGTGATCTTGACAAATTCGTCAAGGGGGCTGGGGCGCTCAGGAACACCATGGATTTTGCTGAACAGCACCGAGATGACTTCATCCGGGCCGCAAATGTCAGAGCGTCTCAACTGGAGACAGCTGCTAGCTAAGAACGCACTACAGCCGAGATACAGCCTCCAGAAGACTCAGCTGATGAATTGGCGCTTTCCCTTCCCCGTTATCTCTATGAGGGCGATGATTCACAGGACCAGTCAGGCGTTGATCCACCAACGAGCCTCACAATAAGCTTCGCGTCGAGATCCGGCCCTTATCACGGAGCAAGCGTTGGATGATGGAAGCAAGGTAACACGACAACGACTAATGACTGTTGGCAATAGTCTTGTTCTAGTAAAGCTCGTACAGACAAAGAACCCTTTGGGGTCCTTGTTACTCAGTCGGGTGGCTGACTCCTGGCACTTGCTCGGCAAATTATGGGGAGGGATGCTTCAGAATGTCAGACTCCTCAAGCCCTCTAACCAGATAACGGGAAGCGTTGGGTTTTTAACATGGCGCGTTGGATGAAGCATGATGAGATCTAAATTGTTCGCATTCATGGCTTAATATCGCAATCACCTCACGCTCCCATCGTGATGATGCAGTCACAACCCCAACGCTTGGAATGACTCGATGCACACCACGGTCACTTCGCGACGCTCACGCTGCCACGCACGCATCCAAGCCCCCGTCCGTAGCTTCACGTAAACCATCTCGTATGGTCGGCGGTGCTGCCCAATCCTCCATTGCAtacacatccatccatcactaACGCTCCAACACCATAGGTTAAGCGCGCATTCCCACATGAGACTCCTCTCACCATGACGACTGGAgcccaacaccaccatctgCGCATCATGATAGGCCGACCAAAATACCGGTTTAGCACTTGCATATTCTCGAATCTTCCCCCTCATAGGACAAGTTGTTACATCATgcatctttttcttttattcccGTATCCGTCATAATCTATTGCGAGCTTCTCTTGGCTGTCTAAGTGATTCAACAAAGCATAACACTCGCCCTTATTTTCCCCATCCATAATGTTTCcttctcttaataaaaaataacgcCGATTCCGTATTTCACTTGCGCTCTTGAAAATCTCATGAGCGTCTCGTAGCATCATGCATACCGCGACGCTGTGGCTTAGCCGACCTCCTCTTAAATCGATCGAGGCAAGCAGCTTGTGGGTATCTCCCTCTTCGACTCATCCCAAGTCGTCAATCCATCCAGTCATCCTTTACAGGCGGTCGAGGAGACCACGGCTCTCGAGGAGCAGGACAATCTCGTGCACGATGGAACGGACAGTCTGCTTCTCAAGGTCGACAACGAGGTCGGCCTTGGCAGGGGCCTCATAGGGGTCGTCGACACCGGTGAAGTTCTTAATCTCACCGTTGCGGGCAGCAGCGTAGACACCACGGCGGTCGGTCTTCTCGCAGTACTCGAGAGGGGTGGCGACGTGcacgaggaagaaggggcCGGACTTCTCGATGAGGTCACGGGCAGCCTTGCGGGCCTCCTCGAAGGGAGCGATGGGGGCGGCGATGACGGCGGCACCCGCCTTGGTGAGCTCGGAGGCGACAAAGGCAATGCGGGAGATGTTGAGGTCACGGTCCTTGCGGCTGAAGCCAAGCTCAGGGGAGAGCTCGTGTCGGACGTTCTCACCGAGGAGCATGGACACGGAGCGGCCACCACCCTGGTTGAGGGTGACCTGCAGGGCACGGGCGATGGTGTCCTTGCCGCTGTTCTGGTAACCAGTCATGAAGACGGTGAAACCCTTCTGGGCGGGCAGGGGGTTCTGCTCGCGGAGGACCTTGACGACCTCGGGGTAGGAGAACCAGGCGGGGATCTCCTTGCCGGTTCGGAGACGGTGTCGCAGCTCAGTACCGGAGATGTTGGTGGTGCGGGTGCCCTCGGGGATCTCGTTGGCGGGGAGGTACTCGTCGGTGTCGGGGAGGTAGATCATCTCCTGGAACTCGACCATCTTGatgccaagctcctcctggTGCTCCTGGACGAGGTACTGAGCATCATAGGGGCCGTAGTGGTCCTTGCCCTGCTTGTTCTTGCCGGGACCAGCGTGGTCACGACCAACGATGAAGTGAGTAGCACCGTGGTTCTTGCGGATGATGGCGTGCCAGAGGGCCTCACGGGGACCACCCATGCGCATGGCcaggggaagaagagccaGAGCGGCCATTCCGTTGGGGTATCGGGGCAGGAGAGCCTTGTAGACACGGACACGGGTGAAGTGGTCAATGTCACCAGGCTTGGTGAGACCGACGACGGGCTGGATGAGGACGTTGGCCTGCTGGGAGCGGGCGGCGCGGACCGTCAACTCGCGGTGAGCACGGTGCATGGGGTTTCGGGTCTGGAAAGCGACGACCTTTTGCCAGCCGAGCTTGTTGAAGTGAGAGCGAAGCTCAGAGGGGGTGACTGCATCGTCGTTAGCCTTGTGCGCCAAGCTAAAGTGAAGAATCGGCACTTACAGCGGAGGTCGAGGAAGTCGTAGTGCTCAAGAcggttgatggcctcgagctTACCACCAACGTAGAACTCCTTGGCGGTAGCGAAGAGGTACTTGATACCGGGGTGAGTGTCATCGTCGCTGCCAAagaccttcttggcctcgttgaCCCTGTTCAATGCCTTGTAAGTATTATGGACAGTATGCGCCATTGAGACCACCTACTTGTCGGGTCGGTAGACATCCTCAACAGTGAGAATGGCAAGGTTTCGGTCGTCACGAAGATCGCGGAGGGCGATGCGAGCGCCGGGCTTGATGCTCAGCCGGTCAATGGTGGCCTGGTCAACATCGAGGTTGATGGGCATGGAGAAGAGGGCGCCATCAGCGAGGCGGTTGGTCTCGACGACACTAGAAAGCTCAATTAGTTTCTGTTGAAGCGGGTATAAGATCTAGCGACCAAACATACCTGTTGTAGTCCTTCTCAGTGAGGAAACCTGTTGAATTGCTCGTCAATTGATGTCCTCATAAAAGATCTCGTCGCAAAGGTCAGGGGTCGGAGATGCGGGGGCGGGGTCATTGCCCGTGcacgccatcatcatcgcggCGGGGGAACAAGCCAAGCCTCAGCACCAGCATTGGTGTCAGCAGCTCTTACCTTCAATGGGAGAGAAGCCACCGTTGAGGATCAGCTCAAGATCGCAAAGGTGACGCTCAGTGAGGACGAGGGCGGGAAGCTTCTCGGACTCGGCCTGGAGCTCGGCCTGGCGAGGCAGATCGCGGGCGAAGAGGTCCTTGAGGACACCACCGTGAGGAGCGTTGGCCattgtgatgtgatgtgtgGTCAAGGTGtttctggagaagaagagaaggagttgAAGCTTCAGGAACCGAGTCGAGGATCAAggttcaagaagaaggggtcTCGAGACTTTTAAAAACAGACAAGAGAACCGGGGGCAGAGCACGCAATCGTGGGGGGCAAGACGATTGCACAAGTGATACTCGGGGAATGGATGACAACGGAGGACGGGAGAGAGGATGGACAAGAACGAGAGCCGTCAGCTGAGGGGTGGAAGGGAGCGGTTGATTTTAAATCGCGTCCGGATACAGGCAAAGGTACAGTCCATCTTGCTGCGTCCACCCTGTCATGTCTACTAGTTTCCCCGACCCTGCCAGGCTCTAACATGACTTGCTGGGGCCCTCGACATGGAGGGGTGTACGGCGAGTGGGAAGGGAAAATCGAGTGAAAAAATTGCGTGGCCATTGACGAACGGACGAAATCGGCGGCCTGCGTGCAATGTCCTTCTCCCAGACGCCCATCCTCACCGTCagaaagaggaaaaaaacaATGGGGTTGTGGTTTTAGCTCTCGATGACGTGCTCGGGACTTGAGGCTTATACCTGCCGCCGACGACCCTAGAGGCCAATCAAAAGCCCGCGAGACCGGACAAGGCGGCGCTAGGTCCTCGGAGCATCGCTCTCGGGCGGCGTTGGAAGCGACCTTTGTTGTTGGAGATCATGATGGGTGTTTTTTCAGGAGGCACAGTTGCGAGGGTTGAAGCTCTGGTCTTGATGTAAATGGCTTGCGTGGCTCTGAGCTCGGGATGTCTACTAAGACATGGTCCCTGCAACCACAACGCCGTGATGTGGGATGTAAGCCTCGTCCTCCCCTGAGAATCATGCCTCATGCGGCCGGGTTCCTGGTGCCGTGCCGTGGCGACAAGACGGAGACTCTCCTCTCGTCTCCCAGCAGGgccctttttcttttagccCCGCATCGCATCCCACTGCGCAAGAAGCGAACGAGACATTCCACGGACATGTTCCATGTGGCAcgaccatcccatccatccacatgCACCCACGTCCGAGCATCCACACCCACCTCCGGCTGGCTCAGAGGgacgagtcgagtcgagtcgctCGTGGGCACGCAATAATCTAGACCCTCACGTCTGCTGCTTCTCCGAGGCGCCTGTGTCTTGGCCCGATCACGACTTTTATTCTTGTTATTCATTAACTCATGTTGCTTCACAGATGGTCTTCCGGTCCGGTCAGTCCCCCCCGTAGCCTTGCGTCTAGACGCCGTTGCTGGGGTGGTTCCGCCGACTAGGGCGGCAGTTCCCCCGAGCAGATGCGGTTGTCGGGTCGGGCGATCGCCCGGAAAGTGGTGGaagcagaaaaaaaagtCGACGCTGCTCCATTTCCCCTCAGTCATGATGGATCATGTTAGTAATCCTGTGTCTGACATTGATGCAACGCTCGCCTTGGTTACCCCGGACATTCACATTCTGCACTTGTTAACGCCGTGGCCGATGAAAATGTCTTGGTGAGCATTTTGACCATGGCACGAAAGCTGTGTTGTCCATGCAGATTTGTCGGTTCGAGACGCCTGTTGTTGTTTGCGATTAAACATGCCCAATTGACCCTTCACCAAGGTGAGGGTGCCCCTGTCCTGTCCCCTGGAGATCTGGCTTCACGGAACTTCGGGTTGTTTGAAGGATCCTTTGGACCCTTGAATCGACACGCAATGTCATTTAATTCCGGTGGTTGATGGCCTGTAGCCGCGCGTATCTTTAATCAAAGCTTCGTCGACTGCTGTAGCAAACTCATAAAACCTCGACGCTTCCATGATCAAGGAGAGCTGTTGTTGCAACCCACACTTCATTGATCCAGACTTGTTCGTGCCTCGGGGGCTAACTGTCCTGCAACGGCCCGTGGGGGAGACAAGGTGCGTGGTGGAGCACGGCTGTTGGATAACACGAGGCGGCAGTACAAAACGCATCATGAAGGGCGACATGTACGCATAAAATTGCCAGCCGGAGTGATCAAGTGGACAACGAGTGCAGATTCTTCGATGGCGTCACCGGcgagttgatgatggcaatgaCCATTGCATCTCCAAGCTTCCCTCGTTGTGGTCTCGACTGAGAGAAGGTCGTGTGACTGAAGCGCTCGCCTCTTACAAGCTAGTCAAACTTGAACTATTGAACAGCTGCGACAAGGTAATGGTGAACCATTGTTCAACCATCACGTCGCTCGACGCTTGTGGTTGTGGCATTTGGTCAGCACCTTTTCATGATGAGCGGAAAGCCCGCGCGGGATGGAGGTGCTGGGCGCGAGCGGACTGGCCAGCCACCTGCAACACATCATTTTGTGGAATTTAGTCGCCATCGATTGCCAAGGCCCGGTCCCGCGATCCGGTCCCATCGGGGAATCCACAGCCGACCATGAACGAAAAATAAGGTCGATGAGGAGATCTTCGAGATGGGAGTGTCTGCCGACGGTCCGAAGAGCTGTCGCATTCGATGGGGATTGTCAATCTTGACAGAAACACCATATGTGAATATCATCCCTCATTAATGATTTGTTCGCACCTGGCTGCAACGGACTCCTCCAAAGCGCCGTACATCCGCCCAAGGATGTTTCGGAATAGTCTCAAGCCAGTGTCCCCAACGTTTAATGACGCGTCGATTCGACCCAGCCGCCTGTTCTCTTAACACTGGCGCTGCCTCATCTTGACCAAGATGAAGGCCTGAGCGGTGGACGACATTGCAACTAATACAAGCTGCCTAGCCACACGGGCCAGGGCAGCAATGAAACACCAAAAGGCAAAGCCTCTCAAAAACTCGTCTCTGAGATTGCTACATTCAAAGAGGTTTTGATGATGCTATGAGTATGAACATATCCATTACATCCTTATGCTTGCAAAGCTAAGCGTTGACTAAAGTATCCCTAATAGAGATGGATGTGATTAACTCGAACCCCCAGCTGTGATCGCCGTGGAGGTTTCTGTcggcttatataatagtggTCCATTTCTTCGACCTGCGTTGCGGCCAGGCGAGATTGGGAAAGTCGGCGACAATATGGCCGATCTCCGCTCTCTCAAAACCCAGCCACTTTCTCGTATCTTTCCGCTCCCACGTATAACACCACTGCGGGATCTCCGGAAGATGGCTGGTGATAATTTGGCCAACAATGTGCCAAGATCAAGTGCCCGCCGAAAAAGAGCGGGTAGGTCGTTAGAGCAGCCACGATCCTTTCACCATTCTGAAATCATTTCAGCGCTTCTCATGCGCCATCTCCAATCAAGACCTGTCAAATcgcatccatctccatcccagAGGCCGGCACCAGCTGAGACGGTGGTTGTAAGTACGACACGTGGAGATCAAGTCACTGAGAGGCCCCCGCCCCTCCATTAAAGCATGATGCCTCGTCGGCCAATCGTTACTCGTTGTCGCCCGATTCCAAGACCAAACTTGACGGGGAAAGCGGTGGGGAACCAAGTTTTTGATGGACTGGCTGGAAACCTCCAACAGTCAGTCTGGATGTTTGAATCATGTTACGCGTACATGGTGGGCGCTGCTGTGAGAACGGTCGACGCGCGACCAGACTGCGCCAAGTTGAGAGATCCGTGTTGAACCAGAAGTAAGCGTCAGCCAAGCACAGCGGAATGGAAGGTCTAATGAGGGCATTCGTAGGCCTTGAATAGCTGAAGACAGGGTTGTCTCTCGATGTTGGAAGGAAATGGTGTGTGGGCCATTCGGGGGCAGGTCCAGAAAAGTCCCGAAAGGGGTGCTACGTTGGTGCAGTTTCGCAAGTGGAAGGTGCAATGGCACCACGGGGCACTTGCTTTCTTTGCGAAAGCGCGCCGACCACCTCTTGATTGCCTCAAAGGGTCTAATCGAGACTTGGGTTCTATGGTGACTTTTCTCTCTAGCAACACCAGCCTCCTCTTACTCCCTCTTTTCTACCTACGGATACTACTGCTCGCGCAGTCTCTCTTTTACGCGCCGTAAACTGCGCATCATTTCGCTGTCCGTTTCCTGAAACTCCCCTGCAGATGCCAGCCTATCAACCTTAAATCACAAGCTGCGATCGCTAGTGGCTTTCTTGGCCGCTGCGCCACTTCTTGGTCTTTGTCTCCTGGGGTTACACCTACGTCAAACGACACGAGATTTTGCATTGGCACCAAGAATACCAAGAGTCAAAACTCACGCACGACTTGTTTCTCTCCTCCCTTTTCCCCTCTCCGATCGACCGGTTAATACCTGAAAAACCGATCCCCGCCGCTTGCGCTCCTTCGCgacgtcctcgtcctcctcgagacCCCCGTTCGCGAATTCGAGATCCTTGCGATCTTCTCCCCAAGACACGGCAGCTCTGAAACTTTGCCGGCCAATGTTCATGTTCGGGTCGCCCGCACCTCGAGAACCCGTTACCCGATTTTCTCTCTTCTACGGCCGCTCGATATAAGAGTCTTTTGAAATAACGACTTTGGTGTCACGAAATCTACCCCGGGCGGGATCGCCCGCCATCCCGCTTCATCCGGCCCCTTAACGACCCGTTGCCGTTCTTCGAAATGTTCGCGACTCGGCGGCCTGTAAGGGCCTTGGTGGCCCTGCTCTCTGCCATCAGTCTTGTCCCAACAGTCTGCGCCCAGGATCCGGTCCTTATCAATGGGACAGATGCCGATGGTGTCTATCGCGACGATCTCGATGTTAGTCGAACTCCGGCTCTTTACACGGGCGACTTTGGCGACTGTTTGAGTGGTGGAAGTTTGTTTAATGTTACCGCCTTCGATGCTGCGTATTATGCCGACAACCTCACGGTGGCCTTTCACTTATACGGAAGTTCCAATATTCGCCGTGAAAACGTCATGAGTATGTTGGGGGACTCGTCTAAGCCAACCCAGCTGACCGGGCTATAGTGCACCTTTCTATCCAAGTATACGGCGAAGAGAGATTCAACAAAACTTACGATCCATGCAAGTCCAACGTTACGACCCTCTGCCCACTCGAGGCTGGCGAAGGCATTCAAGCATATATCGCTACCGAGATCTCGCCCGACGACATTGCTGGCATCCCATCTATCGCCTTGAACATTCCCGATTTGGAGGGCTTTGCCCGTCTGCGGATTTTTGCCAACTCGACACAGACCGAGATAGGGTGTTTCCAGGCCACCATGAGTAATGGACAAAGCTTCTCTCAGCCAGAGTATGTGGGAAGTATTGTGGGCGTCTTTGTCTTCGCcgccgccttggcctccttcgcGACGGCCATCTACGGTCTCCAGATCC
The window above is part of the Fusarium falciforme chromosome 3, complete sequence genome. Proteins encoded here:
- a CDS encoding Sulfate adenylyltransferase, with translation MANAPHGGVLKDLFARDLPRQAELQAESEKLPALVLTERHLCDLELILNGGFSPIEGFLTEKDYNSVVETNRLADGALFSMPINLDVDQATIDRLSIKPGARIALRDLRDDRNLAILTVEDVYRPDKVNEAKKVFGSDDDTHPGIKYLFATAKEFYVGGKLEAINRLEHYDFLDLRFTPSELRSHFNKLGWQKVVAFQTRNPMHRAHRELTVRAARSQQANVLIQPVVGLTKPGDIDHFTRVRVYKALLPRYPNGMAALALLPLAMRMGGPREALWHAIIRKNHGATHFIVGRDHAGPGKNKQGKDHYGPYDAQYLVQEHQEELGIKMVEFQEMIYLPDTDEYLPANEIPEGTRTTNISGTELRHRLRTGKEIPAWFSYPEVVKVLREQNPLPAQKGFTVFMTGYQNSGKDTIARALQVTLNQGGGRSVSMLLGENVRHELSPELGFSRKDRDLNISRIAFVASELTKAGAAVIAAPIAPFEEARKAARDLIEKSGPFFLVHVATPLEYCEKTDRRGVYAAARNGEIKNFTGVDDPYEAPAKADLVVDLEKQTVRSIVHEIVLLLESRGLLDRL